The following coding sequences lie in one Flavobacterium cyclinae genomic window:
- a CDS encoding NUDIX hydrolase, with protein sequence MYKVFVNDKPLFLTNQVQKETDFKLFLLESVDIKKLIVKIFQNKIQKAFLYHPDEKLIMKTLRAKLPVEKAGGGLVYNKDGNVLFIFRNGKWDLPKGGTEKNETIEETAMREVEEETGVTGLAITEKLQRTYHIFKRNGRYKLKITQWFEMRTKFEGNPQGQADEGIERVEWVNPKDIKFLLENSYENIKLLFEEELVGNH encoded by the coding sequence ATGTATAAAGTTTTTGTGAACGATAAGCCACTTTTTTTGACAAATCAAGTTCAAAAGGAGACTGATTTCAAACTTTTTTTATTAGAGAGTGTTGATATCAAGAAGTTAATTGTTAAAATTTTTCAGAATAAAATTCAGAAGGCCTTTTTGTATCATCCTGATGAAAAATTAATAATGAAAACACTTCGTGCCAAATTACCTGTTGAAAAAGCAGGGGGTGGATTGGTTTATAACAAAGACGGCAATGTGCTTTTTATTTTCAGAAATGGTAAATGGGATTTACCAAAAGGCGGCACCGAAAAAAATGAAACCATTGAAGAAACCGCCATGCGCGAAGTAGAAGAAGAAACAGGCGTAACTGGATTAGCTATCACCGAAAAACTGCAAAGAACCTATCATATTTTCAAAAGAAACGGTCGTTACAAATTAAAAATTACGCAATGGTTTGAAATGCGTACCAAATTTGAAGGCAATCCACAAGGACAAGCTGATGAAGGAATCGAACGAGTAGAATGGGTGAATCCTAAAGATATTAAGTTTTTATTAGAGAACTCGTACGAGAATATTAAGTTGTTGTTTGAGGAAGAATTAGTAGGAAACCACTAA